Proteins from a single region of Punica granatum isolate Tunisia-2019 chromosome 8, ASM765513v2, whole genome shotgun sequence:
- the LOC116188359 gene encoding eukaryotic translation initiation factor 2 subunit alpha homolog isoform X2, whose translation MAGDGPNLKCRMYEARYPEVHMAVMIQVKNIVDMGVYVSLLEYNNIEGMILFSELSRRRTGSVSSLIKVGRSEPVKVLRVDKEKGYIYLSKRKLRTKKKACEERYNKSKLVHSIMRRVAETLSIDLEELYIHIGWALYRKYGHAFEAFMLILTDPDSVLSSLTKEVKEIGPDGQVVTKVVPAVTEEAKEALIKNIKRGMTPLQLKIRADIEMKCFQFDGVLHIKDAMRKAEAAGNDNCLVKIKLVAPPLYVLTTQTPDKEQGLAVVNKAIEACTAAIEQHKGKLVIKEAPRAVSERDDKLLAEHMAKLGRENEEVSGDEDSEEEEEDTGMGDVDLENAGSGITE comes from the exons ATGGCGGGTGACGGTCCTAATCTCAAATGCAGAATGTACGAGGCGAGGTACCCGGAGGTTCACATGGCGGTGATGATACAGGTGAAGAACATCGTGGACATGGGCGTGTACGTCTCGCTGCTCGAGTATAACAACATCGAGGGCATGATCCTCTTCTCCGAGCTCTCCCGCCGCCGCACCGGGTCCGTCAGCAGCCTCATCAAGGTGGGCCGTTCCGAGCCGGTCAAGGTCCTCAGGGTCGACAAGGAGAAGGGCTACATCTACCTCAGCAAGCGCAAGCTGAGGACGAAAAAAAAGGCCTGCGAGGAGAGGTACAATAAGAGCAAGCTCGTCCACTCCATCATGCGCCGTGTTGCCGAGACCCTCAGCATTGACTTGGAG GAGCTCTATATTCACATCGGGTGGGCTCTCTACCGGAAATATGGACATGCCTTTGAG GCATTTATGCTAATTCTGACGGATCCCGACTCTGTCCTGAGTTCACTGACCAAAGAGGTCAAGGAAATCGGCCCTGATGGGCAAGTG GTGACTAAGGTGGTTCCGGCTGTTACTGAGGAAGCGAAAGAAGCTCTGATAAAGAATATCAAGAGAGGGATGACCCCACTGCAACTGAAGATTCGGGCTGACATCGAAATGAAGTGTTTCCAGTTTGATGGCGTTCTCCACATTAAG GATGCAATGAGAAAAGCTGAAGCTGCTGGAAACGACAATTGTCTGGTCAAGATTAAACTTGTCGCCCCTCCCCTCTATGTCCTTACCACACAGACTCCTGACAAG GAGCAAGGCTTAGCAGTCGTAAACAAAGCAATTGAGGCCTGCACCGCAGCAATTGAACAACACAAGGGGAAACTTGTTATAAAAGAGGCACCCCGAGCA GTGAGTGAGAGAGACGACAAACTACTGGCGGAGCACATGGCGAAGCTTGGGAGGGAGAATGAGGAGGTCAGCGGAGACGAAGACagtgaggaagaagaggaagatacAGGCATGGGAGATGTCGATTTGGAAAATGCCGGCTCTGGGATAACAGAATGA
- the LOC116188359 gene encoding eukaryotic translation initiation factor 2 subunit alpha homolog isoform X1, translating to MAGDGPNLKCRMYEARYPEVHMAVMIQVKNIVDMGVYVSLLEYNNIEGMILFSELSRRRTGSVSSLIKVGRSEPVKVLRVDKEKGYIYLSKRKLRTKKKACEERYNKSKLVHSIMRRVAETLSIDLEELYIHIGWALYRKYGHAFEAFMLILTDPDSVLSSLTKEVKEIGPDGQVVTKVVPAVTEEAKEALIKNIKRGMTPLQLKIRADIEMKCFQFDGVLHIKDAMRKAEAAGNDNCLVKIKLVAPPLYVLTTQTPDKEQGLAVVNKAIEACTAAIEQHKGKLVIKEAPRAVSERDDKLLAEHMAKLGTWEGE from the exons ATGGCGGGTGACGGTCCTAATCTCAAATGCAGAATGTACGAGGCGAGGTACCCGGAGGTTCACATGGCGGTGATGATACAGGTGAAGAACATCGTGGACATGGGCGTGTACGTCTCGCTGCTCGAGTATAACAACATCGAGGGCATGATCCTCTTCTCCGAGCTCTCCCGCCGCCGCACCGGGTCCGTCAGCAGCCTCATCAAGGTGGGCCGTTCCGAGCCGGTCAAGGTCCTCAGGGTCGACAAGGAGAAGGGCTACATCTACCTCAGCAAGCGCAAGCTGAGGACGAAAAAAAAGGCCTGCGAGGAGAGGTACAATAAGAGCAAGCTCGTCCACTCCATCATGCGCCGTGTTGCCGAGACCCTCAGCATTGACTTGGAG GAGCTCTATATTCACATCGGGTGGGCTCTCTACCGGAAATATGGACATGCCTTTGAG GCATTTATGCTAATTCTGACGGATCCCGACTCTGTCCTGAGTTCACTGACCAAAGAGGTCAAGGAAATCGGCCCTGATGGGCAAGTG GTGACTAAGGTGGTTCCGGCTGTTACTGAGGAAGCGAAAGAAGCTCTGATAAAGAATATCAAGAGAGGGATGACCCCACTGCAACTGAAGATTCGGGCTGACATCGAAATGAAGTGTTTCCAGTTTGATGGCGTTCTCCACATTAAG GATGCAATGAGAAAAGCTGAAGCTGCTGGAAACGACAATTGTCTGGTCAAGATTAAACTTGTCGCCCCTCCCCTCTATGTCCTTACCACACAGACTCCTGACAAG GAGCAAGGCTTAGCAGTCGTAAACAAAGCAATTGAGGCCTGCACCGCAGCAATTGAACAACACAAGGGGAAACTTGTTATAAAAGAGGCACCCCGAGCA GTGAGTGAGAGAGACGACAAACTACTGGCAGAGCACATGGCCAAGCTTGGGACTTGGGAGGGAGAATGA
- the LOC116187791 gene encoding ferritin-3, chloroplastic-like — MLLRAAPAFSLLSLHGGDALPVASSFPSSSSYSNSSVLRFQPAKHRVGPVACVTKAANNSVLSGVIFEPFEELKRELDLVPTVPQVSLARQRYSDECEAAINGQINVEYNVSYVYHAMYAYFDRDNVALKGLAKFFKESSDEEREHAEKLMEYQNKRGGRVKLQSIVMPHSEFDHADKGDALHAMELALSLEKLTNEKLLGLHRVADRNHDPQMMDFIESEYLAEQVEAIKKISEYVAQLRRVGKGHGVWHFDQMLLHGEEVAA; from the exons ATGCTGCTCAGAGCTGCCCCAGCCTTCTCTCTCTTGTCTTTACATGGCGGTGATGCCCTGCCGGTCGCCTCGTCCTttccctcttcctcttcttacTCGAACTCTTCGGTCCTCCGGTTTCAGCCCGCGAAGCACAGGGTCGGTCCTGTGGCCTGCGTGACGAAGGCTGCGAACAACAGCGTCCTGTCGGGGGTGATCTTTGAGCCGTTTGAGGAGTTGAAGAGGGAGCTTGACCTCGTGCCCACCGTCCCGCAGGTCTCTCTCGCTCGGCAGAGGTACTCGGACGAGTGCGAGGCCGCCATTAATGGGCAGATCAA TGTGGAGTACAATGTCTCATATGTGTACCATGCCATGTACGCCTACTTCGATCGGGATAATGTCGCCCTCAAGGGTCTTGCTAA ATTTTTCAAGGAGTCGAGcgatgaagagagagagcatGCTGAGAAACTGATGGAGTATCAG AACAAAAGGGGTGGGAGAGTGAAGCTCCAGTCCATCGTGATGCCTCATTCGGAGTTTGATCATGCAGATAAGGGGGATGCTTTACATG CAATGGAGCTTGCGCTGTCTCTCGAGAAGCTGACGAATGAAAAACTGCTGGGCTTACACAGA GTGGCTGATAGGAACCACGATCCGCAAATGATGGATTTCATCGAGAGTGAATACTTGGCTGAGCAA GTGGAGGCGATCAAGAAGATCTCGGAATATGTTGCTCAACTTAGGAGAGTTGGCAAAGGACATG GAGTCTGGCACTTTGATCAGATGCTCCTCCATGGAGAAGAGGTCGCTGCTTAA